The Drosophila innubila isolate TH190305 chromosome 3R unlocalized genomic scaffold, UK_Dinn_1.0 2_E_3R, whole genome shotgun sequence genome has a segment encoding these proteins:
- the LOC117791350 gene encoding metallothionein-2-like, producing MGCKGCETNCQCSAQKCGSNCACHKDCKCVCKNGPKEQCCSTK from the exons ATGGGTTGCAAAGGATGCGAAACTA ATTGCCAGTGCTCGGCACAAAAGTGTGGTAGCAATTGTGCTTGCCACAAGGattgcaagtgtgtgtgcaagAACGGACCCAAGGAGCAATGTTGCAGCACCAAATAG
- the LOC117791234 gene encoding uncharacterized protein LOC117791234 has translation MNKLSVNSLENCELGNIAAERIYAPSTIHRQQCVSTPILIRGILMLILFNICLVAGVYFFYVYVNTLPTDERNKLNTAFCSVAAILVFISLLNLGDLSKTNSNFYYI, from the exons ATGAATAAATTGTCTGTAAATTCGCTTGAAAATTGTGAGCTGGGAAACATTGCAGCGGAGAGAATTTACGCTCCTTCTACAA ttcATCGCCAACAATGCGTCTCTACTCCAATTCTTATACGAGGCATTTTGATGTTAATACTCTTTAACATTTGTTTGGTCGCTGGCGTTTACTTTTTCTATGTTTATGTGAACACTTTGCCGACAGATGAacgcaacaaattaaacacaGCATTTTGCAGCGTTGCCGCCATTTTGGTGTTCATTTCATTGCTCAATCTTGGA GACTTGTCGAAAACGAATTCTAACTTCTACTATATTTAG
- the LOC117790708 gene encoding mitochondrial dicarboxylate carrier: MSVNQNRISRWYFGGVASSMAAMVTHPLDLMKVLIQTNKEKMSLIDTSRKIYKEQGALAFYNGISASLLRQYSYTLARFGFYTMGANLIDTRSMSSKVALAGMSGYVAGLIGAPADLINVRLQNDVKLPPDQRRNYAHAIDGLVRVVREEGWPSLFNGASMCALRGAFMTVGQIAFYEQSKDILIDYGCPQRMDTYIVASVISAIAATALTQPIDMVKTRQMNSRSGEYKGLSDVVYKTALEGPTAFYKGSVPALTRLGPHTVLLFLSLEFLRTHFGWLPESK, from the exons ATGTCGGTTAATCAGAACCGCATATCGCGATGGTATTTTGGAGGCGTGGCCAGCTCAATGGCTGCCATGGTGACACATCCGTTGGATCTAATGAAGGTGTTAATACAGACAAACAAGGAGAAAATGTCGCTAATTGATACCAGTCGCAAGATATACAAGGAACAGGGTGCTTTGGCATTCTACAATGGCATCTCAGCCTCCTTATTGCGACAATACAGCTACACTTTAGCTCGTTTTGGATTCTATACAATGGGTGCCAACCTCATAGATACCAGGTCGATGAGCAGCAAGGTAGCGCTGGCCGGGATGAGTGGTTATGTCGCTGGATTAATAGGTGCTCCGGCCGATTTAATAAATGTGCGACTGCAGAACGATGTGAAATTGCCACCGGATCAAAGGAGaaa TTACGCTCATGCAATTGACGGACTGGTGAGAGTTGTACGCGAGGAGGGATGGCCGAGTCTCTTCAATGGAGCGTCGATGTGTGCATTGCGTGGCGCTTTCATGACTGTTGGCCAAATTGCATTCTACGAGCAGAGCAAGGACATACTTATCGACTATGGATGTCCACAACGAATGGACACATATATTGTCGCCTCGGTCATATCGGCGATTGCTGCCACGGCTTTAACCCAACCCATCGATATGGTTAAGACCCGTCAAATGAATTCCCGTAGTGGAGAATACAAGGGCTTGTCTGATGTCGTCTATAAGACTGCATTAGAGGGACCCACGGCCTTCTACAAGGGCTCCGTTCCAGCTCTCACTCGTCTCGGGCCACACACGGTTCTACTATTTCTTTCACTCGAGTTTCTTCGCACTCACTTCGGGTGGCTGCCCGAGTCCAAGTAG
- the LOC117791349 gene encoding sialin yields MTDLESTKLDKHNGHQTHHNNNEHTESEPLTWRFWRKQRYIVVLLAFFGFFNVYSLRVNLSVAIVAMTENRTVTDDAGNVSYEQDFPWDSKQKGLILSSFFYGYILTQFLGGYIGTKIGGNIVFGLGIGTTAILTLLTPLAANHSLEMFLAVRIIEGVFEGVTFPGIHAVWARWSPPLERSRMASIAFAGNYAGTVIAMPSSGLLASRYGWESVFYVFGAIGVVWFILWMLFVRAGPELDRFCSKEECEYIQKTIGYVGAKKIKHPWKAFFTSMAFYAIIASHFSENWGFYTLLTQLPSFLKDTLNFDLGKTGFISAVPYLAMGILLAISGYLADWLQVKGIWTTTQVRRNFNCGAFLAQTVFMMLTAYIMDPTWSVIFITIAVGLGAFAWSGFAVNHLDIAPQHASVLMGIGNTFATIPGIVSPLLTGYIVGDGGDRDQWRVVFFISAGIYLVGCVIYWFYASGELQEWAKTPEQKAMEAEQKQQLQLTQRAGFVNTAADLKD; encoded by the exons ATGACTGACCTGGAGTCAACGAAATTGGACAAACACAATGGCCATCAGACACATCACAACAA CAATGAGCATACGGAAAGTGAACCACTCACCTGGAGATTCTGGCGTAAACAGCGTTATATTGTGGTGCTCTTGGCCTTCTTTGGCTTCTTCAATGTCTACTCGTTGCGTGTAAATCTGTCTGTGGCCATTGTGGCAATGACTGAGAATCGTACTGTAACTGATGACGCTGGCAATGTGTCCTACGAGCAGGACTTTCCCTGGGACTCCAAGCAGAAAGGTTTGATTTTGAGCTCCTTCTTCTATGGCTACATTTTAACGCAGTTTCTCGGCGGTTATATTGGCACAAAGATTGGCGGCAATATT GTTTTTGGACTGGGCATTGGTACAACAGCCATTTTGACACTGCTAACGCCCTTGGCGGCCAATCATAGTCTGGAAATGTTCCTGGCGGTGCGTATTATTGAAGGCGTCTTTGAGGGCGTCACTTTCCCGGGCATCCATGCCGTGTGGGCCAGATGGTCACCGCCTTTGGAGCGCTCCCGCATGGCATCGATTGCCTTTGCCGGAAATTATGCTGGCACAGTGATAGCGATGCCATCGTCCGGTTTATTGGCATCACGTTACGGCTGGGAAAGTGTTTTCTATGTATTTGGCGCTATTGGCGTAGTTTGGTTCATACTATGGATGCTGTTTGTTCGTGCCGGGCCCGAATTGGATCGCTTTTGCTCGAAGGAGGAGTGCGAGTATATTCAGAAGACAATTGGCTATGTGGGTGCGAAGAAGATTAAGCATCCGTGGAAGGCGTTCTTTACTTCAATGGCCTTCTATGCGATTATTGCTTCGCACTTCTCCGAGAACTGGGGCTTCTACACTTTGCTCACGCAGTTGCCCAGCTTTCTTAAGG aTACACTTAACTTTGATCTGGGCAAAACGGGCTTCATATCGGCTGTTCCCTACCTGGCAATGGGCATTCTGCTGGCGATATCTGGTTACTTAGCCGATTGGCTGCAAGTTAAGGGCATTTGGACAACAACGCAAGTGCGTCGTAATTTCAATTGTGGTGCATTCTTGGCTCAAACAGTTTTCATGATGCTTACGGCGTATATCATGGATCCCACGTGGTCGGTGATTTTCATCACAATTGCTGTGGGCCTCGGTGCATTCGCTTGGTCTGGATTCGC tgTCAATCACTTGGATATTGCACCACAGCACGCCAGTGTGCTTATGGGCATTGGCAACACTTTTGCAACAATTCCCGGCATTGTCAGTCCCCTATTGACGGGCTACATTGTCGGTGATGGCGGCGACCGCGACCAATGGCGAGTGGTCTTCTTCATATCGGCGGGCATCTATCTCGTTGGTTGTGTCATTTACTGGTTCTATGCGTCGGGCGAGCTGCAGGAGTGGGCCAAGACACCGGAACAAAAAGCAATGGAGGCTGaacagaagcagcaactgcaactgacaCAACGAGCCGGATTTGTAAATACGGCTGCCGACCTAAAGGACTAA